The region CGGCTGATTCAATCACCTCACTCTTAAGACAGTAAACACTGCAGGAGAGCATCTGTAATTTGCACTTGTAAGAACAAACAGGTGTACATGCACGGCCACACATGAACAACCATACCAACACTACAAGCACTTGTGTTATGCACTCACAGAGGACCTGATCTTTTTTAAACATGCACTTTTAAAGAGTATCTTGGCTTTCTAGAAGCTTATCTCAGCCAGAGAGCCCCGGTGAATGGTGAATGGACACTTTCTGGCAAATCAATGGTTGAGATCAATGGCAGACACTAAGGGGATAGGAAAACACGCTGAGTCCACACTCAGCAAGGTCTGGAGTTTAATACCTCTTGAGGCTATTGATAGATATTGGTGCTAAggcagcccacacacacatatggtaGATTGCCATCAAACACCTTGTTGAAAGCTCCAGCTGgatgtctgccccccccccccccccccgcctcaaTAGAACCTCAAGACGATGGAGcagctcttttattttttggaagAATCCAACCTTCTGTAAGACATCTCCGAATTTATTATGCGTTTTTTACTCAACAATAATCCAATAAAGCAGACTCTTCCCCCACCAGGGAGTCTGCCCAGTTCTTCCTTCACACTGTACACATCTTGTGTCTGTACACAACTCTCAACCTCCAAAAACAGCCACTTTTATCCTCCAGGGACTACTGCTGCCCTTACTCACCTTCATACACTGCAAATTCTTCCAGTGTCACCCCTTCCCGCTCTCCCTCATCTAGCCACCTGGGGCTGTGTCTATCAAATTTAAAACTCCACATATGAGGCTGTGAAGGGGTCAGCGTGTTACTCCAACTTCAGtgcaaaaacataaatgtaaaagtgaCAAGTTGCCAAGTCGCCTGCTGGTTCTAGCTTCATGTTTAGCTGTATTGATTTACTCATCTAACTCACAGCGAATTTCCCAATATATGGAATCATTCCTTTAACAGTGAAACCAGTTGTTGTGTGTAATGTTTTGAAAGGTTTCACTCATGGTGACACAAACACGGACAGCTATCACCTAACTCCACATTTCCTCTCAGCTTTACAGAGCTTAGCATCTTTAACCTTGTTTTGGCTTTGAAGCCCACAACTGTCATCATCCTTGTTTCCACAAACAATAGGCAGCTACTGTGACTTTTTGGTCAACCCACTGTATACTACTGTAACCTGCTCAGCATCAAATTGCGTGCAGAaaaaagttagcagctagcagGTAAACATAGCAGTGCATTTAGcaactaaagagccagatatttttctcaggagttgatGGAGACAAAAAAACTGAGTGAATATTAGATTTATGATTCACTAGGTGGCCAGAGACATGACTCCAAATGGATGCTAAATTTGTTGCACTGTGTATGCTGGATGTGTTAATTAACAAATTTTCACCATAAGAGGTGATAATATACCAGTGTTGCGTTTTCAGCTTGTTGCACTGCCCATAAGTAGCCAAAGAATCAATTTATGCAGGTTTAAGTTTAGACCTTTACTCTCCTTTTCTTGACTtgctggtcttttttttttttttttgtggctgtgaAGATTCAATCATGGACTCACATTTCCAGATTACAGAGACATGACTGGCTTCACTGCTACCTAGAAGATAAGATAGTGCTGATGATATTAGAGTCTGAGTGTGTAAATAGAAGATAAGAGGGTTGATGATGAGGATGTGGCCTGAGCTCTGCTTCCGTTATCCCCAATCTGCAGGGATAAACCTCATGCAAATCTGGATTGGATTAGACCAAAGCACAGGGAGCCTAATTAGGAGAGGTTTACTGCTGCGGGCATTAGTTTAATACCAAAGGAGAGACTTTCGAAAAGTAAAAATGGAAGTAGGTGAGTGAATCGAGGGTtgaatagagaaagagagaatgggATGAGGGAAATAGTCAACATGCAGGCAGAGCAAGGAGTGGAGCTATGTGAGACCAGGAGAAGACaaaggaaagtaaaaagaaggaagaagggTAGATTGATAGACATGATTGCACAACAGGGGtttcagaaacagagagggagagacttCTCAGAAACACCAGATTGAGCTGCAAATCACAGTCAACCCAGAAATGATTCCCGGACCACGGAGAGtctgttgctatggaaacgTCATCATCTCAGGCACTGCTTTAATCTGTGGAAGCCTGTTAAATTAACATGAGGCTCAGGCAGCCACCTTATGTTTCTGTGCTCACAACACAACGCTGTGCCAGCATTGTAGCCACTCACTACCGACAAGatttatttacaaatgttttgCTATTAGAAGGCAGGATTATCTActctgtgtttgtattctgCTTCTTTTGATTTCTTTGATGCAAGTGTTGGTTAAATCTTCATCGAAAGGATCTCAAAATAGATACATACTGTGCTGTATCCCCGTTACTACCTCAATCTCCTTGTTCTGTCAGAAGGTGTCCTAAGGATTGAACATGCTACTGCACCCTGATTCTGCTGATGCACTGGTGTGAAGTACACAGGGAGTGAAACATCGAACctgcaagaaagaaagaggcgGTGACAAAGAGGACAGAGTTGAAAAAGAGCAGGAGCAAGAAAGGCAGAGACGGGCAGAGAGAAACGCTACGAGATGTGTGTGATACTGTACACTGAGATACACAATCAGTGCCAACTGGGATACGAGGCGACCAGAGAATAAGGCTCCACTGTTGACAGTCTAAATGGATGAGGAGTCTGCATGTGGGCATTAATGCCTCAGAGCTTCACTGTTTCTCTCCGGCAGCagagcagtcagtcagtcagttataCAACCAGCTCAGCCATGACAGGGGGGTGTATTGTTTTTGGATTTGCTTCTCAAATCAGATATATGTCGGTTCGCTTTGATAATCCCATGATGTAGGCAGCATTAATGTATTCAGCCACtggagaggacaagagaggagaACCTAAGCCTCCATGCTAAATGATAATAGTGCCATAAAACAGGATACAGTAAGAGCACCTCTGTCATATAGATGAAACCTGCAGTAGTAGTCTGTGGATAAGCCATATTCAGGTATACTGTACTGATGGATAGTGTAGGTGAATAAAGGCCGGGGGAGCTGAAGAGAATAGAGTGTGGCATCCAGATCGGTCTCCAGGAGGCCTGCtaggaacagacagctgtgaCATATGAGTGTGTTCGAGGTGCTGACACACGGTCTAGCATTAGCTGCTAGCACAGAGTGTGATGGATGGGGTAGGGTGAGCTAGCCATGTAGGCTTTAGCCTACATTGCAAAAAAGTATTTGTCTTATCAGGTCACTTAAAGTGtattattaaaatcaaattttagATAAGTAAATCTGCATGTGAGGTGTCACAAAAGCACTTTCCTCCAGCACAAATCAACTTTTTTATTGAATGGAATAAGATGATCTTGGGACAAGCTCCTCATTAACCCAAAGATGATTTTAAACaaactcaaaactcaaaaacatgCAACTGCATTAGAAACAAACTAATCTGCTTCATTCTGTGAGAAAGTCTATTGATTTTTATGTTCAGAAataagatttttctttctaCCCTCAATAAAGCGCAGAATGCCTCAAGATGCGCACTGGTTAAGTGCAAGGCCAACAGTTCTGCACCGCTCTAATTATAGACAGACTCTCAGGTTATTCTGAGCAAATAGAGGGCAGAGATTTGGGATTTGAGTCTGGGAGCGAAAAGAAGGGTGATgggcagagaaagacagagaaaaggctAAAAAGTGAAGAGCTGAATGAAtctcattttcttattttttccccAGATGTAGATACCACTAAGGATCCCTGTCAAAAGGTTAAGTGCAGCCGGCACAAGGTGTGTATTGCCCAGGGCTACCAGAGAGCTGTGTGCGTCAACCGCAAGAAACTTGAGCACAGGTGAGTGTGTAGCCCCCTCTAACTCCTAAAACACATACCAACAAATCCCCTTCATGCACAGTAACATGAGGTCAACGCAGCCAAGTTTACAGTCCGTGGCTTGTGCTGGTCTGGGATGTGTGTCCCTGTCGGCCACAGCGGTAATAACAAAGCTTGTTTGTACACCAGTGCAATACGACTGCCTGCTGTTTAATGATAAGCTAATACATTCAGACAACATGGATGAGGGCTGTTTGCTTCGTGTTCAGGTTGGTGCTGTGCGTCTGTACTCTGAGTTAGCACAGCAGTTGCTGTCTCAGCTGGAATTAGTGAGgctgaagtgtttgtgtgtcctctgtcctgctgcaggCTGAAGCAGCCTGCTCTCAGGTCTCCTGATGGAAACTGTCAGCCCTGTCCCATCTCCTCCACTGGACCTGTGTGTGGATCAGACGGACACAACTACGCCTCAAAGGTACCCTGAAACAAATATGTACCCATAGGCCTGGGATTTAATTCAGTATTATAGTTTTATGTACCACTTTCAGTGGTTTCATGTCTcaatgatacatttttttcaaaattcagctttatggtcattttagaggctgtagtttgtggtgctgtttttattatgttgaatcatactgagaggtgttatattatattatgtccTACCCATTTATATTAATGTCAACAAACCAACAGCACTAAaagctgcagcctccaaaatgaccaatAAATTGAATCAACACCTCCACACCTCCTAAAACACCTCCctattgcaggactgttgtattagactgcattcaTTTTATCTAGCTGTGTCTAATAAACTgtcaactgagtgtatattgaTAACATTATTAAAATTGCAATATTGATTTCAGTCATATCACCCCTTCTTACAAACATACCCACCTCATATATCTGTTTCTTTAAATAATAAAGGCTACAGCACTAGAAGTGATGGTCACACGTCACTATGTTTTCTTTGGAACAATATATTTGGAGACACTAAATCAAACCTCCCATCccaaaatagtaaaaaaaaaaaaaaacataattataaaaaataattgcatCAAACTATCTGCATGATATTTTTGATTCACTCAGCTCTATAGTTCACCTCAGCTCTAAGaagcattttaatgtctttcaggtcttttagttctgttttgattcactgtcacacacacacactgtctgctcCGTCTGTTTCCAGACAGGGAATCTCTAAACCCACTCTAAGCACCTGCCCAgaaccaaacaacagacagacagagttaaCAACTAGCTGGTGGAGCATTTGGTAGCTAAACAACCAGctatttccctcaggagttgatggagagcaaaacagagctaagaggagagtgaatatttgacCTATATTCTCCAGGTGGCCAGGAActccaaatgaaaaacaattagtGCCTGTTTAAGTTTAAATATCTTTTCTGGGGTTTAATCAGTGTAATGAACATGTGCATTTtctcacaaaagaaaagaaattaaggTAGAAATAATAGCTGGGTGTGCTTGGAGGGTGAGAATCATTGGCAGTGGAACTATACAACATCCCCCTCAGTAAAGAAGTGATCTCAGACGTGTTCTGCACAGATTTCTTTGTAATAACATATGTGGTACtgataaaaatgactaaaatagCCTTGACACCTATTACCAACGTAGGTTTTACAAAAAGATACGAGTCAGAGTTAATACATATGTGTAACAATATGTGCAGCTGCCACGTGCTGGTGAATTTATTCGCATCTTAAActttgtgttgtgtatgtgttagCATAATGTATTATGCATTGTGGGGTAAATAGTGACATACGCCTTGCACATTCAGAGCCGAGCGGTGTGAAGAGACTTTCGGGGGAAAAACTGAGACAAAGACTCTTGATATATGGCCTCAGGAGGACCAGTTGCTGGCTCGTGCTGACTGAATCCGATGTGTTTATTGATTTATGCTTTGTCTTTTGGATCACTATTCCTGACCTTGTGTGCACGCAGAGGTTGGAAAAGTGCATTCAGGAGCAAGTCTTAGATTTGAATTAAGCCGTACAGTCGGTTATCTCATGAATATTTGATTGGTGGTGCAGCAATAACTCATTTTACTTCACCTTTGTGTCCCCTTGTCAATGTCGCCGGCGTGTATGTTAATGCATGTGCGTGTGATTGCATTGCAGTGTAAGCTGGAGCAGCAGGCGTGTCTCACAGGGAAAGAGCTTACCCTGAAGTGTTCAGGTCTGTGTCCTTGTCCAACTGCAGCCCCTACACCCAAGGAGAGTAAACATGGTAagatcaaacacacaacaaccactgcAAGAAGTAATCAAgccaaatatatttaataagaATTCACTGCAGCACAGTGCTTCCcatatctctttttttttttactccttatctctgtgtctcacacacaatAAGTACAACAATCATCATAACAACATGAATGGGTGCAACAAATAtattcttcctctccctctggccTCCGCAGAGAGCTGTACCGGACAGGATCTGGCTGATCTTGGGGAGCGCCTGAGGGACTggttccagctgctgcagagcaatGCCaagcagaacaacaacagcaagcCCGGGGCCAGAACCACTGCAGCAAGCAGCACATCAGGTTAGAGCTACAACTTAATGAATCCTGATCATATTCAGGGTAAGTTACAGTAGTTAAATTACAGATATCATACTATAGAAATGTCTGAACAGGTCTCATATCTCAGTGAAGACAATGGTTGTTGCTGCTCAGGTGCTACTGCTAACATAACAGTTGATGCTACAATTGGAAATCAAAAAAGAACTCCAACAGGGAGAGTAAAATCCTCACAAATTCAGCATTATGGTTCTGCTGGTGCTGCTTccactttcatgttttctcctGCCCCTCTCTGGATAGATCTCCCTGGGTATCATAAGTTTTAAAATAGGTACAAGGGCAGCAACAGCAAATAAGCCTCAGGATCTAGTCGGCCACAAGTTAGTACCTGACAAGAGACCATTTTTTTGGTTGAAACCTGTGCATTGGAAGCAGGAGATATTTCTGAGCACACTGGCATTGTTTCATTCTCCATTTGTGCAGCTGTCccctgatttaaaaaaaaaaaaaaaaaaaaatgattgtttgtttgtctttctttgtgtttgcagtgctGGACAGGAGCCTGGTAGCTAGCTGTAAGGACTCCATTGGCTGGATGTTTTCCAAGCTGGACACCAATAGTGATCTGTACCTGGACCAGGCTGAGCTGGCTGCCATCAACCTGGACAAGTACGAGGTCTGCATCAGGCCTTTCTTCAACTCCTGTGACTCCTACAGGGACGGCAAAGTCTCCACTGCCGAGTGGTGCCTCTGCTtctggagagagagtgagtatTCTGGGGGAGGATGTGCGTCGTGATAGGTTGTGCATACACACTGTCATGTGCCTGTGTGCTGACATATTCCCCTTGGCACATGCATTCAAACTTCAAGGCGCACAACTGTCCTCAGATGAATCCTCCTCTGTGTCATGTGCTGGTCCGTCATTATTTGTCTTCCTGCTCACCCTCCTGTTCCCCTTATGGGTGAAACGGTCACTAGAAACATTCCTGCTGCTTTTTGGCGGCCTGGTTCTCCCACAGCTCTCGTAGATGGTGCCTGTCAGCCAAGCAGAAACTACCACTAGGTCTCAAGCTGATCCGGTTCTTTCTTTGGGAaggaattgattttaaaattgcAAGAGGTCATTAGGAAACATTGATTACAAGAGAATTCACTGCTGATTGTTGTGGTCACATTTTAGGTAGTCTATATCTCTGTTCCATGTCTAATTTTGCTTAGGGGTGTgctttattcctttttttttttttttcacctaaaaataattttctgttgttttttagaGCCCCCCTGCCTGGCTGAACTCGAGAGGATTCAAGTACTAGACGGTGGCAAGAGAAAATTTGGTAGGTATCTGACTTCTGATGAAAGCGTTTCAACCCAATTGGATCTGTCTTTCTTGGTCGAGGGGCTTCATCGAGCAGATGACAAGCAGGAGGCGGGGATTAGTCCCTGATCAGTCTCGTGGATTAGAACGTTATACTGACAGACGGCAAAGGAAAGCAGCCATCAGTGTCTCTTACATCTATGTGTATGCGGTTGAATatgcgagtgtgtgtggatttgtgtgtgtgtgtgtgtgtgtgtgtgtgtacgcatgtCCACACTGCAGATTTTGGCTGGCTGACTGGGCTCTGAGTCAGGACTCTCCAAGGACACAGAGCAGTGAGCAGGGGGCAGCCTGCCAGCCCGACGCTCAGATGTTCCCTTGAAAGACCGGACAGACAGTTCTCATTTGTGTTAGACCTCTTTCCCTTCTTttacaatattatgaaaatAGCCTCTGAAATATTTAACGTCATAACAGATACATCCATCTCTGAAGAGTATGACAGCTTACTCTCCTTAAGCGAAGGTTACATTTTGCCTCAGTGCCCTTTTCCTGGCTTTCTCCACCCTTATGtgacaaacatttcatattcatgtaaccgctcaaaaaatgaaaactttccAATCTTGTGTCCTCCCTTATTCCATGATGATTAGCCAGCCACCCTCCACACCGCCCCAATATGCTGCAATATGCTGACTTAATACTTATTCACCCCCATCTTGCTCCGTGAACATATTTGTATTCATGGAATATGGAATTGGCTGCCACGTATGCTGCATGCATTACATTCTCACTTGGGCTGGGTGCCATGTGTGATGAGGCGTGATGCAGGATGTGTTTATCTGCTTTTGCCTTCATGGGGTTTGGAGAGATTATACTGTACTGTGGGATCAGGTCACTTTACCACACCTGACTCTTGTT is a window of Seriola aureovittata isolate HTS-2021-v1 ecotype China chromosome 14, ASM2101889v1, whole genome shotgun sequence DNA encoding:
- the spock2 gene encoding testican-2; this encodes MVEITDIVCLLVPLVMLTGSTFQTDVKSVKEAEKTGNFMEDEQWLSTISQYSRKIKHWNRFRDDDYVRTWDENQGSNDNVDTTKDPCQKVKCSRHKVCIAQGYQRAVCVNRKKLEHRLKQPALRSPDGNCQPCPISSTGPVCGSDGHNYASKCKLEQQACLTGKELTLKCSGLCPCPTAAPTPKESKHESCTGQDLADLGERLRDWFQLLQSNAKQNNNSKPGARTTAASSTSVLDRSLVASCKDSIGWMFSKLDTNSDLYLDQAELAAINLDKYEVCIRPFFNSCDSYRDGKVSTAEWCLCFWREKPPCLAELERIQVLDGGKRKFGRFIPSCDEDGYYRKQQCDRGECWCVDQNGGEVAGSRIRGKPDCDDEMVYSGDFGSGVGWEDEEEKEAEETAEEAEEEEGEVGEVDDGGYIW